The following are encoded in a window of Macadamia integrifolia cultivar HAES 741 unplaced genomic scaffold, SCU_Mint_v3 scaffold2995, whole genome shotgun sequence genomic DNA:
- the LOC122067595 gene encoding chaperone protein dnaJ 8, chloroplastic-like has protein sequence MAMAVGLDSGVGVSLWALHRSFQKNRKAKKMNNVSCVASSVSLTDQYKTLRIQPGASEGEVKKAFRQLALQYHPDVCKGNNCGVQFNQINEAYDVVMSYLKGEERNTIGDQYESSYNYNDVDEPMRGMCDLDWDMWEEWMGWEGAGIRDYSSHINPYI, from the exons ATGGCTATGGCTGTTGGATTGGATAGTGGTGTTGGTGTGTCCTTGTGGGCTCTGCATAGAAGTTTCCAAAAGAACAGAAAGGCAAAGAAGATGAATAATGTTTCTTGTGTTGCTTCTTCTGTTAGCTTGACGGACCAATACAAAACACTTAGAATCCAACCTGGTGCTTCTGAAGGCGAGGTCAAAAAGGCTTTTCGCCAGCTCGCGTTGCAG TATCATCCGGATGTCTGCAAAGGAAATAACTGTGGCGTTCAATTCAATCAAATTAATGAAGCCTATGAT GTTGTGATGAGCTACTtgaagggagaagagaggaatACGATTGGTGATCAATATGAGTCTTCGTACAATTACAACGACGTTGATGAACCAATGAGAGGGATGTGCGATCTAGATTGGGACATGTGGGAAGAATGGATGGGATGGGAAGGAGCTGGGATTCGTGATTACTCTTCTCACATCAATCCTTACATCTAA
- the LOC122067596 gene encoding uncharacterized mitochondrial protein AtMg00810-like produces MFILHSTNGTLVLLLYVDDIILTGNNDDLVTRFISRLGQEFSMTDLGEIHYFLGIEATRTDKGLFLSQSKYTIDLLHYIGMVGCKPCVTPVPSGSKLSACEGTPLLDSKEYKQIVGTLQYLTLTRPDVSYVVKHMHAPTTSHLEAVKRILRYLKHIIGAVTLLQAGPLDLTVAYTDVDWAGCPDTQRSTTGFCTFMGPNLISWGSKKQPIVSRSSSEAKYKALAVTVSEMMWLSYILNDLHIASPQPMVVYCDNISATCMV; encoded by the coding sequence ATGTTTATCCTGCACTCCACCAATGGCACACTTGTTCTACTTCTCTATGTCGATGACATAATACTCACCGGCAATAATGATGACCTTGTCACTCGATTCATTAGTCGTCTGGGGCAGGAATTTTCTATGACTGATCTTGGAGAAATacattattttttgggtattgaaGCTACTCGGACCGACAAAGGACTTTTCTTATCTCAAAGTAAATACACTATTGATTTGCTCCACTACATAGGGATGGTTGGCTGTAAACCTTGTGTCACCCCTGTCCCTAGTGGCTCCAAGCTTTCAGCCTGTGAAGGAACTCCTTTACTTGATTCCAAAGAATACAAACAAATTGTGGGTACGCTTCAATACCTCACATTGACTCGGCCAGATGTATCGTATGTAGTTAAGCACATGCATGCACCAACAACATCTCACCTTGAGGCAGTAAAGCGAATCTTACGCTATCTAAAACATATAATTGGTGCAGTTACACTTCTTCAAGCTGGTCCACTTGATCTTACTGTAGCATACACAGATGTAGATTGGGCTGGGTGCCCAGACACACAACGCTCTACAACTGGTTTCTGCACTTTTATGGGACCCAATCTCATATCTTGGGGCTCTAAGAAACAGCCCATTGTTTCTCGATCCAGCTCTGAAGCTAAATACAAGGCTTTGGCTGTAACCGTCTCTGAGATGATGTGGCTATCTTATATACTAAATGATCTACACATTGCATCCCCTCAACCAATGGTGGTCTACTGTGACAACATCTCTGCCACATGCATGGTGTAA